In Pelosinus sp. UFO1, one genomic interval encodes:
- a CDS encoding 2-hydroxymuconate tautomerase, with product MPIVQIDMIEGRTVEQKREMAKKVTQAITETANCPADAVTIVIRDAAKSNIAKAGVLMLDK from the coding sequence ATGCCAATCGTACAAATTGATATGATAGAGGGACGCACCGTTGAACAAAAACGTGAAATGGCAAAAAAAGTGACACAAGCAATTACGGAAACTGCCAATTGTCCTGCTGATGCAGTAACAATTGTTATTCGGGACGCAGCTAAGAGTAATATAGCAAAAGCTGGAGTTTTAATGTTAGATAAGTAA
- a CDS encoding polysaccharide deacetylase family protein, which translates to MVKKYSLFSIFGLIVIISFICFVSTPLSLAIPALQQTSPPTPASEISSSPDVYYITETANIVPTNEKPEYDIFTNKEREERQLSTVLPIIEPYYESKRVYLTFDDGPDPENTPLVLAILKENNIKATFFLVGTEIEKYPDIVKQIFMEGHAIGNHTYNHTYRDLYQSPTTYTEQLNLNDTIIKNILTVRPRISRAPGGSAGHFTKEYWSALKRQGYIEVGWNISSGDASAAKANDILNNIMYQTTKNTFLWDHAIVLLHDGRGHAESVKALPSVIKFYKEQGFQFHVINAKTPPAW; encoded by the coding sequence ATGGTAAAAAAGTATAGTCTATTTAGTATTTTTGGCCTTATTGTTATTATTTCATTTATTTGCTTCGTATCCACTCCTCTTTCACTTGCTATACCTGCCTTACAACAAACCTCTCCGCCGACCCCCGCTTCAGAAATAAGCTCTTCACCAGATGTGTACTATATTACGGAAACCGCGAATATTGTACCAACTAACGAAAAACCTGAGTATGATATTTTTACGAATAAAGAGCGAGAAGAACGACAATTATCAACTGTCTTACCAATAATTGAACCTTACTACGAAAGTAAAAGAGTATACTTAACTTTTGATGATGGCCCTGACCCGGAAAATACCCCCTTGGTTTTAGCCATTCTTAAGGAAAACAACATAAAAGCAACTTTTTTCTTAGTCGGAACAGAAATTGAAAAATATCCTGATATTGTAAAGCAAATCTTCATGGAAGGACATGCTATAGGTAATCACACTTATAACCACACTTACCGTGACTTATATCAATCGCCTACTACTTATACCGAACAACTAAATCTTAATGATACTATCATTAAGAATATCCTAACTGTACGTCCTCGCATTTCTCGAGCACCCGGAGGTTCCGCTGGGCATTTTACTAAAGAATACTGGAGTGCTCTAAAGAGGCAAGGCTATATAGAAGTAGGATGGAATATTAGCTCGGGAGATGCTTCTGCTGCAAAAGCAAATGACATCCTCAATAATATAATGTATCAAACAACTAAAAACACTTTTTTATGGGATCACGCTATTGTGTTACTGCATGATGGGAGGGGACATGCTGAATCCGTCAAAGCATTACCTTCTGTTATTAAATTTTATAAAGAACAAGGTTTCCAGTTTCATGTTATAAACGCAAAGACACCGCCTGCCTGGTAA
- a CDS encoding transglycosylase domain-containing protein → MQRLCIIVILIVSLFANNGCAFFTPQIDSLENLNLVAATQVFDSNGKLISKLFEENRIVVSINNISPYLQQAIVANEDSRFFNHIGIDPIGIVRAIWVNLRSGGLVEGGSTLTQQLAKNMFLTQERTFTRKIKEAFWAIIIERKFSKQEILQAYLNQVYFGEGAYGVEAASQVYFGKHASELTLGESALLAGLPRGPNLYSPYIDNQAALERRKTVLAGMVKEGYVTQKQAEEAQRQPIVLIGKKKRVVQASYFLDYVANELVGRYGANRVYKGGLKVYTTLDSVVQQGAEAVLGQYQGGVLALDPRTGYIKAMVGGRSYEESQLNRTMVEVRQPGSAFKPFVYAVALSQGLTANSVIIDQPININGYAPQNYDKKFHGPITLKKAIRLSVNVASVKLGQQVGIDKVLDLAKNMGITTLVPQDNNLAAALGGLTQGVNLFEMATAYTAFANGGIVSRPISILKVLDENDQLLEEAHITQQSVLSSEVAYILTNMLQSVIEDGTGTPANIGRMAAGKTGTTDNYETAWFMGYTPELLVGIYVGNDNRTPVGISGTQVAGLWGKMMTQVVSGTKPTTFIIPPNVVTNIPICTDSGKRATPGCLEIEYSAFVKGTEPIVIDTQIRPKNQPKEKPEPSDKEKEKTPWWKLPLPRLPSM, encoded by the coding sequence ATGCAGCGTTTATGTATTATCGTTATACTGATTGTAAGCCTATTTGCAAATAATGGATGTGCTTTTTTTACACCACAAATTGATTCTTTGGAAAACTTAAATTTAGTCGCAGCAACCCAAGTTTTTGATTCTAATGGAAAGCTTATTTCGAAATTGTTTGAAGAAAATCGCATTGTGGTTTCAATAAATAATATATCTCCCTATCTGCAGCAAGCGATTGTTGCTAACGAAGATAGTCGATTTTTTAACCATATTGGTATAGATCCTATCGGTATTGTTCGTGCTATTTGGGTTAATTTGCGGTCAGGTGGCTTAGTAGAAGGGGGAAGTACGTTAACACAACAGCTAGCTAAAAACATGTTTTTAACTCAGGAGCGTACTTTTACACGGAAAATAAAAGAAGCTTTTTGGGCTATTATCATTGAACGTAAGTTTTCCAAACAGGAAATTTTACAGGCATATTTAAATCAAGTATATTTTGGTGAAGGTGCCTATGGAGTAGAAGCAGCGTCTCAAGTATACTTTGGGAAACATGCAAGTGAGCTTACGTTAGGAGAAAGTGCGTTGTTGGCAGGGTTGCCACGTGGACCAAATCTTTATTCGCCATATATTGATAATCAGGCAGCTTTGGAACGTAGGAAGACTGTCCTCGCGGGTATGGTGAAGGAAGGGTATGTTACACAAAAGCAAGCCGAAGAAGCACAAAGACAGCCTATCGTATTAATCGGCAAAAAGAAAAGAGTGGTACAGGCATCTTATTTTCTTGATTATGTTGCAAATGAACTTGTTGGACGGTATGGTGCCAACCGGGTATATAAGGGCGGCTTAAAAGTTTATACAACACTAGATAGTGTTGTCCAGCAGGGGGCCGAAGCAGTCTTAGGCCAGTATCAAGGTGGGGTATTAGCACTTGATCCTCGCACGGGTTATATCAAAGCTATGGTAGGTGGACGTAGTTATGAAGAAAGTCAACTAAATAGAACCATGGTAGAAGTACGTCAGCCAGGCTCTGCTTTTAAACCATTCGTATATGCTGTTGCCCTTAGTCAAGGATTGACTGCCAATTCAGTTATTATTGATCAACCAATTAATATTAACGGGTATGCTCCACAAAATTATGATAAAAAATTCCATGGACCAATCACCTTAAAAAAAGCAATTCGCTTATCAGTCAATGTAGCATCTGTGAAGCTTGGACAGCAGGTGGGAATTGATAAAGTACTTGATTTGGCGAAGAATATGGGGATCACCACTTTGGTTCCACAAGATAATAATTTAGCTGCCGCTTTGGGTGGCTTAACACAAGGTGTTAATTTGTTTGAAATGGCAACTGCTTATACTGCTTTTGCAAATGGCGGTATAGTATCTAGGCCAATATCGATTTTGAAAGTACTTGATGAAAATGATCAGTTGTTAGAAGAGGCACATATAACACAGCAATCTGTACTTAGTAGCGAGGTTGCCTATATTCTAACAAACATGTTACAAAGTGTCATTGAAGATGGTACGGGTACACCTGCTAATATTGGGCGTATGGCAGCTGGTAAAACAGGAACAACTGATAATTATGAAACAGCCTGGTTTATGGGTTACACGCCTGAATTATTAGTTGGCATTTATGTTGGAAATGATAATAGGACACCAGTAGGCATTTCAGGTACCCAGGTAGCGGGATTGTGGGGAAAAATGATGACACAAGTAGTCAGTGGCACTAAACCGACAACTTTTATTATCCCCCCCAATGTAGTAACTAATATACCGATTTGTACGGACTCTGGTAAAAGGGCTACACCTGGGTGTTTAGAGATCGAGTACAGTGCCTTTGTTAAGGGAACAGAACCTATAGTTATTGATACCCAAATTCGTCCTAAAAATCAACCAAAGGAAAAACCAGAGCCGTCTGATAAGGAGAAAGAAAAAACACCTTGGTGGAAACTTCCGTTACCACGATTGCCCAGCATGTAA
- the guaB gene encoding IMP dehydrogenase — protein MFENKFMQEGLTFDDVLLVPAKSDVLPKDVDVTTYLTKNIKLNLPIISAGMDTVTEARMAIAIAREGGIGVIHKNMPIERQASEIDKVKRSEHGIIVDPIFLSPENSLQDAQNLMEKYHISGVPVTQNDKLVGILTNRDLRFETDLTRKLHDCMTTEHLITAPVGTSLEDAKALLHKHRIEKLPLVDADGNLKGLITIKDIEKAQKYPNSAKDKRGRLLVGAAIGVGADMLERVEAIVAAKVDVIVVDTAHGHSQGVIEAVKKIKSMYPEVDLIAGNVATAEATRDLIEAGVDAVKVGIGPGSICTTRIVAGIGVPQITAVYNCAKIAREHNIPIIADGGIKYSGDVVKAIAAGASVVMLGNLFAGTEESPGETVIYQGRSYKVYRGMGSLGAMAQGSKDRYFQENMDKLVPEGIEGRVPYKGTLADTAFQLLGGLRAGMGYCGVHTIEELINNTRFIRITGAGLKESHPHDISITKESPNYSF, from the coding sequence ATGTTTGAAAATAAGTTTATGCAAGAAGGTTTGACGTTTGATGATGTTTTATTGGTACCAGCAAAATCAGATGTTTTACCAAAAGATGTTGATGTTACTACATATTTAACTAAGAATATTAAGTTGAATTTACCGATAATTAGCGCTGGCATGGATACGGTAACAGAAGCGCGTATGGCGATTGCTATTGCCCGTGAAGGTGGTATTGGTGTCATTCATAAGAATATGCCAATAGAAAGGCAAGCAAGTGAAATTGATAAGGTAAAGCGCTCAGAGCATGGAATCATTGTTGATCCTATTTTTTTATCCCCTGAGAATTCGTTGCAAGATGCCCAAAACTTAATGGAAAAATATCACATATCAGGTGTTCCTGTTACCCAAAATGATAAATTAGTTGGTATTTTAACAAATAGAGATTTGCGATTCGAAACAGACTTAACTCGAAAATTACATGATTGTATGACAACTGAACATCTTATTACAGCTCCAGTCGGAACATCTTTAGAAGATGCTAAAGCATTGCTACATAAACATAGAATAGAGAAATTACCATTAGTAGATGCAGACGGTAATTTAAAAGGTTTGATTACAATTAAGGATATTGAAAAGGCACAAAAATATCCTAATTCAGCGAAAGACAAACGTGGTAGACTATTAGTAGGTGCTGCCATTGGTGTTGGGGCTGATATGTTAGAACGGGTGGAGGCTATTGTTGCTGCGAAAGTAGATGTTATTGTAGTAGATACTGCCCATGGGCATTCGCAAGGTGTAATAGAAGCTGTTAAAAAGATTAAATCGATGTATCCTGAAGTAGATTTAATTGCCGGTAATGTGGCTACAGCAGAAGCGACACGTGACTTGATCGAGGCAGGGGTTGATGCTGTAAAAGTTGGTATTGGACCTGGTTCTATATGTACCACTCGGATTGTTGCCGGTATTGGTGTACCCCAAATAACTGCCGTGTATAATTGTGCAAAAATAGCTAGGGAACATAACATTCCGATTATTGCTGATGGTGGTATTAAATATTCTGGAGATGTTGTAAAAGCGATTGCTGCTGGTGCTAGTGTTGTTATGCTTGGTAATTTGTTTGCTGGAACAGAAGAAAGCCCTGGTGAGACTGTTATTTACCAAGGACGTAGCTATAAAGTTTATCGTGGCATGGGATCTTTAGGGGCTATGGCACAAGGCAGTAAAGATCGTTATTTTCAAGAGAACATGGACAAGTTAGTCCCAGAAGGTATCGAGGGGCGCGTACCGTATAAGGGTACATTGGCTGATACGGCATTTCAATTGTTGGGTGGACTTAGAGCTGGTATGGGATATTGTGGTGTGCATACCATTGAGGAGTTAATTAATAATACTCGGTTTATTCGCATTACAGGAGCTGGGCTAAAGGAAAGCCATCCTCATGATATCAGTATTACGAAAGAATCACCTAATTATAGTTTCTAA